The Actinocatenispora sera genome has a window encoding:
- a CDS encoding RHS repeat-associated core domain-containing protein, with the protein MTFRLRCNASRVSRFVARRVAAVRRQVGSRPMVWLAVVVMTAATLVAPAADHALSGPSAPQTHDVAAVNTKPVTFHPVKQKRMPAWHATKTKWPSGTAVVSLSFHPGAAARRAGHLPVWVGPPTSHRAKASHQPTPSKVTVHVASHRAATSAGVTGALVTISRDDGKASSAQVQVSIGYAGFRDAYGADWASRLRLTTLPACATATPGTAACRRQTPIPFTTNTKTKQLTATVTLAAHGTADPSVVLAADSTDSGGGGDFAATSLKPSGSWQAGGSTDAFSWSYPIDVPDVPGGLSPSVSLAYDSQSQDGLTSSTNNQASWIGDGWNYSPGFVERSYASCHDNPTGTTKTSDNCWSNNNTINLSLNGSSTQLVQDDASGDWHAVTDGNERIEHLTGAPNGAHGGEYWRITTDDGTQYYFGKNQLPGYASGDTATDSVLTEPVYATKSGQPCYNATFADSWCQQAYRWNLDYVVDTHHDTVAYFYATHTDYYARDLGSTANTSYIRSGQLAKIWYGQRDGAVYSTSPAAEVLFSTNGRCKTSADGCDPSTLSSSTATDWPDVPYDLHCANGDACASQSPSFWSDRMLTGISTKVLVGSTETTVDSWSLKHSFPTTGDSTTPSVWLDSISHTGQDTTAGGSSSSITLPKVTFAGKAMSNRVDVTDGYPPITRHRMDSIVTETGEKVSVNYSTALTPADEPSDPAHNTTLAYPDYWTRPGQTSPTIDWFNKYVVTHVTEQDPYGGSANDDIVTTYTPVGGGAWHYNDNPLIPSSRRTWDQWRGFGGMTVSTGTVPDPITKTTSTYLRGMDGDTLPDGGTRSVTVSDTRGDSITDKNQYAGATVETRNFNGSDLVTDTVNLPWSSAATASHAVSGLPDQKAFHLASAEQRVYTPLASGSTRETKTVDSHDSYGRIAQIDDQGDVSSSADDLCTTTSYLDNTTAWILNAASETATVAVACGTTPSLPDDAVSDVRSFYDGAATFGTAPSVGDITKTQEVTAYNAGTPTWTTIGSSTLDVYGRTLTVTDADSRTTRTSYTPATEAAPTSTTVTDPKGFATTISYDPLRGLALSTTDPAGYKTKKQYDALGRLTGVWLPSSTSSANAKYTYAVSNSGPSVVDAYTLLHDGSYELSETLYDSLLRARETQTQTPDNGADITDTIYNTDGWVSETAGPYYTPTAVNPTMAQVQPGKISSETGYIYDGAGRKTAAISYKYATETWRTAYTYGGNFSTTVPPAGATATTAVVDARGNTTDLIQYHSGADPDYVNDAASNYDDTRYTYTPAGQRASLTNPAGNTWTWKYNLLGQQTDATDPDTGHTASSYDTAGQLLTTTDARGAQTTFAYDVDGRKTAEYDTTSTQTLSASNQLAAWTYDTVKKGLPTSVTSYSGGDTLTSTVMAYNQYEKVGAQRVTLTGEGTSLVPSGGLMFTYGYTLNGQANVENDPAGSGLPSESITTGLDNLDQPVSLTSAGGGVSAHYVNAVGYSELGQPLQYTMGTAGTVWATLTYNEQTHALTGVRTTDSTFSGDVDNLTYSYGNSTVSEGAGLVTKIVDKQNAAASVDTQCFTYDYAQRLSSAWTATDDCAGAPSTGNSSMVGGAEPYWQSWTFTAGGDRATQTDHDTTGQPSGDTTTSYAYPAQGSGTDQPDTLTSTSATGPDADAQSASYDYDAAGNTTAITGGAQGDQALSWNSLGQLATDTTAAGDTSYVYNADGSLAVRRDPGSTTVFIGDEQLTLDTSTGAVTGSRYYSLGGTTVAVRTSASAWYELVPDRQGTDQLAINDNDQTVTRRQYKPFGQPRGVTPNDWPGDTGYVGGTPDTSTGMENLGAREYDPATGRFLSADSVLEASSPQQLGGYDYSGNDPVTGSDPSGQFMQGDDGQGYGTVSQLQAGNKRWAVAEGKPEHDPVTNDNGTEKVFVDSSIGSDGGRHYSINGVRVPDGTNPYSMARYMVTHPQSGLAYNGRHTDVQTTIGGILGSCSMPDSAVHCSSSYRQKLLTAYDEIESAKGKGLSAGTQLAYIGLGVGVILAVGVAIYFGPELFVACVTICTAAGTVLRVFNSSYGQGDGEVPAGAEEEVPAGLCADTCGPEFRNDTSHIFRSGHPGHLTTDTPQNRALIKSAIRPGNLRTTITLPNGAGTLDKYFMTLPNGTQVWAEVRNGTTITNGGLNQSPR; encoded by the coding sequence ATGACGTTTCGCTTGCGCTGCAACGCTTCCCGCGTTTCCCGATTCGTCGCCCGCAGGGTGGCGGCCGTCCGGAGACAGGTCGGTTCGCGGCCGATGGTGTGGTTGGCCGTGGTGGTGATGACCGCGGCCACGCTGGTCGCGCCCGCTGCCGACCATGCTCTGTCCGGGCCGTCGGCCCCGCAGACGCACGATGTCGCGGCAGTGAACACCAAGCCGGTGACCTTCCACCCGGTCAAGCAGAAACGCATGCCCGCCTGGCATGCCACCAAGACGAAGTGGCCGTCCGGTACTGCCGTGGTCTCACTCTCGTTCCACCCCGGCGCCGCGGCTCGCCGCGCAGGTCACCTGCCCGTGTGGGTCGGCCCGCCGACCAGCCACCGGGCGAAGGCTTCGCATCAGCCGACGCCGTCGAAGGTGACGGTGCATGTCGCATCACACCGCGCCGCGACCTCCGCCGGTGTAACGGGTGCGCTGGTGACCATCTCGCGAGACGACGGTAAGGCGTCGTCGGCGCAGGTACAGGTGTCGATCGGGTATGCCGGTTTCCGGGACGCCTACGGTGCCGACTGGGCGTCCCGGCTGCGGCTGACGACCCTGCCTGCCTGCGCCACCGCCACCCCGGGCACTGCGGCGTGCCGGCGCCAGACCCCGATCCCGTTCACGACCAACACCAAGACCAAGCAGCTCACCGCGACCGTCACCCTTGCCGCCCACGGCACAGCGGACCCGAGCGTAGTGCTCGCGGCCGACTCGACCGACAGCGGCGGGGGTGGGGACTTCGCGGCGACCTCGTTGAAGCCGTCCGGGTCGTGGCAGGCCGGCGGAAGCACCGACGCGTTCTCCTGGTCGTACCCCATCGACGTGCCCGACGTCCCCGGTGGGCTGTCACCGAGCGTGAGCTTGGCCTACGACTCGCAGTCGCAGGACGGCCTGACCTCCTCGACCAACAACCAGGCGTCCTGGATCGGCGACGGCTGGAACTACAGCCCCGGCTTCGTCGAACGCTCCTACGCCTCCTGCCACGACAACCCGACTGGAACGACCAAGACGTCCGACAACTGCTGGTCGAACAACAACACGATCAACCTGTCGTTGAACGGATCCAGCACCCAGCTGGTGCAGGACGATGCCAGCGGCGACTGGCACGCGGTCACCGATGGCAACGAGAGGATCGAGCACCTGACCGGTGCCCCCAACGGTGCGCACGGCGGGGAGTACTGGCGGATCACCACCGATGATGGCACCCAGTACTACTTCGGCAAGAACCAACTGCCCGGCTACGCATCCGGCGACACCGCCACCGACTCGGTGCTCACCGAACCCGTCTATGCCACCAAGTCCGGACAGCCCTGCTACAACGCGACGTTCGCCGACTCCTGGTGCCAGCAGGCCTACCGGTGGAACCTCGACTACGTCGTGGACACCCACCACGACACAGTCGCCTACTTTTACGCCACCCACACCGACTACTACGCCCGCGACCTCGGCTCCACCGCCAACACCAGCTACATCCGCAGCGGCCAGCTGGCCAAAATCTGGTACGGGCAACGCGACGGCGCCGTGTACTCCACCTCACCGGCTGCGGAGGTCCTGTTCTCGACCAACGGTCGGTGCAAGACCTCCGCGGATGGATGCGACCCGTCGACGTTGTCCAGCTCGACGGCCACCGACTGGCCGGACGTGCCCTACGACCTGCATTGCGCAAACGGCGATGCCTGCGCCAGCCAATCCCCGTCGTTCTGGTCGGACCGGATGCTCACCGGCATCAGCACCAAGGTGCTGGTCGGAAGTACGGAGACCACGGTCGACTCGTGGAGCCTCAAGCACAGTTTCCCGACAACCGGGGACAGCACGACGCCGTCGGTGTGGCTGGACTCCATCAGCCACACCGGCCAGGACACCACCGCCGGCGGGTCGAGCTCGTCGATCACTCTGCCCAAGGTGACCTTCGCCGGTAAGGCGATGTCCAATCGCGTCGATGTGACCGACGGATACCCGCCAATCACCCGGCACCGGATGGACTCCATCGTCACCGAGACCGGCGAGAAGGTCTCCGTCAACTACTCCACAGCACTGACCCCGGCCGACGAGCCCAGCGACCCCGCGCACAACACGACGCTGGCCTACCCCGACTACTGGACCCGGCCGGGCCAGACCTCGCCGACGATCGACTGGTTCAACAAGTATGTGGTCACGCACGTGACCGAACAGGATCCGTACGGCGGGTCGGCCAACGACGACATCGTCACCACCTACACCCCCGTCGGCGGTGGCGCCTGGCACTACAACGACAACCCGTTGATCCCGTCGTCGCGGCGGACCTGGGACCAGTGGCGCGGGTTCGGCGGCATGACCGTGTCCACCGGCACCGTCCCCGACCCCATCACGAAGACCACCAGCACATACCTGCGCGGGATGGATGGAGACACCCTGCCGGACGGGGGTACCCGGTCGGTGACGGTGTCTGACACCCGTGGCGACAGCATCACCGACAAGAACCAGTACGCCGGGGCGACGGTCGAGACCCGCAACTTCAACGGCTCGGATCTGGTCACCGACACAGTCAACCTGCCCTGGTCGTCGGCTGCGACCGCAAGTCACGCGGTGTCCGGCCTGCCAGATCAGAAAGCATTCCATCTGGCCAGCGCCGAGCAACGCGTCTACACCCCCCTCGCGTCCGGATCGACACGAGAAACCAAGACCGTCGACTCGCACGACTCCTACGGTCGCATCGCCCAGATTGACGACCAGGGCGATGTTTCGAGCTCCGCCGATGACTTGTGCACCACCACCAGCTACCTCGACAACACCACTGCCTGGATCCTCAACGCAGCGTCTGAAACCGCGACCGTCGCTGTCGCCTGCGGCACGACGCCGAGCCTGCCCGACGATGCGGTGTCGGACGTGCGCAGCTTCTACGATGGGGCTGCCACCTTCGGCACCGCCCCCAGCGTCGGCGACATCACCAAGACCCAGGAGGTCACCGCCTACAATGCCGGTACCCCCACCTGGACCACGATCGGTTCGTCGACGCTGGACGTCTACGGACGGACGCTGACCGTCACAGATGCGGACAGCCGCACCACGAGAACCTCCTACACCCCTGCGACCGAGGCAGCGCCGACTTCGACAACAGTCACCGACCCGAAGGGGTTCGCGACCACGATCAGCTACGACCCGCTGCGTGGGCTGGCATTGTCGACTACCGATCCGGCCGGTTACAAGACCAAGAAGCAGTACGACGCATTGGGCCGGTTGACCGGGGTGTGGCTGCCCAGCAGTACCTCATCGGCTAACGCGAAATACACCTACGCGGTTTCCAACAGTGGTCCGTCGGTGGTGGATGCGTACACGCTTCTCCATGACGGCAGCTACGAGTTATCGGAAACGCTGTACGACAGCCTGCTGCGGGCCCGGGAAACCCAGACTCAGACGCCGGACAATGGCGCCGACATCACCGACACGATCTACAACACCGACGGGTGGGTTTCCGAGACCGCTGGTCCCTACTACACGCCCACCGCCGTCAACCCGACGATGGCGCAGGTGCAGCCGGGCAAGATCTCCTCCGAGACGGGTTACATCTACGACGGGGCGGGCCGCAAGACCGCGGCGATCTCGTACAAGTACGCGACCGAAACCTGGCGCACCGCCTACACGTATGGCGGTAACTTCTCGACCACTGTTCCGCCGGCCGGCGCAACCGCGACCACCGCGGTGGTCGACGCCCGCGGCAACACCACTGACCTGATCCAGTACCACTCCGGCGCCGACCCCGACTACGTCAACGACGCTGCATCCAACTATGACGACACCCGCTACACCTACACCCCCGCGGGGCAGCGCGCGTCGTTGACCAACCCGGCCGGCAACACGTGGACGTGGAAGTACAACCTGCTCGGGCAGCAGACCGATGCCACCGATCCAGACACCGGCCACACCGCCAGTAGCTACGACACTGCCGGGCAACTGCTGACCACCACCGACGCCCGCGGCGCGCAGACCACCTTCGCCTACGACGTCGACGGCCGCAAAACCGCCGAGTACGACACGACCAGCACCCAGACGCTCTCGGCATCGAACCAACTGGCCGCCTGGACCTATGACACGGTCAAGAAGGGCCTGCCCACCTCGGTGACCTCCTACTCGGGTGGCGACACGCTGACCTCCACCGTGATGGCCTACAACCAGTACGAGAAGGTCGGCGCCCAGCGGGTGACCCTGACCGGCGAGGGGACCAGCCTGGTTCCTTCCGGCGGTCTGATGTTCACCTACGGCTACACGCTCAATGGGCAGGCCAACGTCGAGAACGACCCGGCCGGCAGCGGGCTACCCTCGGAGTCCATCACCACTGGGCTCGACAACCTTGATCAGCCTGTCTCGTTGACCAGCGCCGGTGGTGGTGTGTCGGCCCACTACGTCAACGCGGTGGGCTACAGCGAGCTCGGTCAGCCGTTGCAGTACACGATGGGCACCGCCGGCACCGTGTGGGCGACCCTGACCTACAACGAACAGACCCACGCGCTGACCGGTGTGCGCACCACCGACTCCACGTTCTCCGGCGACGTCGACAACCTCACTTACAGCTACGGCAACAGCACGGTGTCCGAGGGTGCCGGGCTGGTCACCAAGATTGTCGACAAGCAGAACGCCGCAGCGAGCGTGGACACCCAGTGCTTCACTTACGACTACGCCCAACGGCTTTCATCGGCATGGACCGCCACCGACGATTGTGCGGGAGCACCGAGCACCGGCAACTCGTCCATGGTGGGTGGTGCGGAGCCGTACTGGCAGTCGTGGACGTTCACCGCCGGCGGGGACCGCGCTACGCAGACCGATCACGACACGACCGGCCAGCCGTCTGGCGACACGACCACCAGTTACGCCTACCCCGCGCAAGGCTCGGGCACCGATCAGCCGGACACGCTGACTTCCACTTCGGCCACCGGACCGGACGCTGACGCACAGTCCGCCTCCTACGACTACGACGCTGCCGGCAACACCACCGCCATCACTGGCGGTGCACAGGGCGACCAGGCCCTGAGCTGGAACAGCCTCGGCCAGTTGGCCACCGACACCACCGCCGCGGGGGACACCAGCTACGTCTACAACGCCGACGGGTCCCTGGCCGTGCGCCGTGACCCCGGCTCGACCACCGTGTTCATCGGTGACGAGCAACTGACCCTGGACACCTCCACCGGCGCGGTCACCGGCAGCCGCTACTACAGCCTCGGCGGCACCACGGTGGCGGTACGAACCTCGGCCAGCGCCTGGTACGAACTGGTCCCGGACCGGCAAGGCACCGACCAGCTGGCCATCAACGACAACGACCAAACCGTCACCCGCCGCCAGTACAAGCCGTTCGGCCAGCCCCGGGGAGTCACACCGAACGACTGGCCGGGCGACACCGGATACGTCGGCGGCACCCCCGACACCAGCACCGGCATGGAAAACCTCGGCGCCCGCGAGTACGACCCCGCAACCGGGCGGTTCCTTTCCGCCGACTCGGTCTTGGAGGCGAGTAGCCCCCAACAACTCGGCGGCTACGACTACTCCGGCAACGACCCAGTCACCGGCTCCGACCCCAGCGGGCAGTTCATGCAGGGGGACGACGGGCAAGGATATGGCACCGTCTCCCAGCTCCAGGCCGGCAACAAGCGTTGGGCGGTGGCCGAGGGAAAGCCGGAACACGACCCGGTCACCAACGACAACGGAACCGAAAAAGTCTTCGTCGACAGTTCAATTGGGTCAGATGGCGGTCGGCATTACAGCATCAACGGAGTCCGGGTGCCCGACGGGACCAATCCGTACTCCATGGCTCGGTACATGGTCACGCACCCCCAATCAGGTCTGGCCTACAACGGGCGACACACTGATGTGCAAACCACCATTGGCGGAATTCTTGGCTCCTGCTCCATGCCCGACTCGGCAGTGCACTGCAGCAGCAGCTACCGCCAGAAACTGCTGACAGCCTATGACGAGATCGAAAGCGCAAAGGGTAAGGGTCTATCTGCAGGTACCCAGCTCGCCTACATCGGACTGGGGGTCGGCGTCATCCTCGCCGTCGGCGTCGCGATCTACTTCGGCCCCGAACTGTTCGTCGCCTGCGTCACTATCTGCACCGCCGCCGGAACTGTCCTTCGAGTCTTCAACTCCAGCTACGGCCAAGGCGACGGCGAAGTACCAGCAGGCGCGGAAGAAGAGGTGCCGGCGGGCCTATGTGCCGACACTTGTGGGCCGGAATTCCGGAACGATACATCACATATTTTCCGCAGTGGGCATCCTGGGCATCTGACTACGGACACGCCACAGAATCGCGCATTAATAAAGAGCGCAATTCGGCCCGGCAATCTCCGTACTACCATTACACTTCCCAACGGTGCTGGTACTCTTGACAAATACTTTATGACACTGCCGAATGGCACTCAAGTGTGGGCGGAAGTAAGGAATGGAACGACCATTACCAATGGCGGGCTGAATCAGAGTCCCCGATAG
- a CDS encoding VOC family protein, with protein MDDQQRLTAEQLVEAGLDDWRPILGRLKARFRTGDPATGYALANAIGQAATAAGHYPDLTLTGTAVVVALTSPDVPGITGRDVDLARAISRRAAQLGVTADAGGLTQLELGLDTAASSRLAPYYAALFGGEVTNGEPVDPSGQVPTVWWQDPTETGGPALPAQPFEQRWHFDVWVSHDEGERRLQAVLAAGGRLVSDAAAPSYWVVEDADGNRSCICTPAGR; from the coding sequence ATGGACGACCAGCAGCGGCTGACGGCCGAACAACTCGTCGAGGCCGGCCTCGACGACTGGCGGCCGATCCTCGGCCGGCTCAAGGCCCGCTTCCGCACCGGCGACCCCGCCACCGGGTACGCGCTGGCGAACGCGATCGGGCAAGCCGCCACCGCCGCCGGCCACTACCCGGACCTGACCCTCACCGGTACGGCCGTGGTCGTGGCGCTGACCAGCCCCGACGTACCCGGCATCACCGGCCGCGACGTCGACCTCGCCCGCGCGATCAGCCGGCGCGCCGCGCAGCTCGGGGTGACAGCCGACGCCGGCGGCCTGACCCAGCTCGAACTCGGCCTCGACACCGCCGCCAGCTCGCGGCTCGCCCCGTACTACGCGGCGCTGTTCGGCGGCGAGGTCACCAACGGCGAACCAGTCGATCCCAGCGGCCAGGTACCCACCGTGTGGTGGCAGGACCCGACCGAGACCGGCGGACCGGCGCTGCCCGCGCAGCCGTTCGAACAGCGCTGGCATTTCGACGTCTGGGTCAGCCACGACGAGGGCGAACGGCGCCTCCAGGCCGTCCTCGCCGCCGGCGGGCGCCTGGTCAGCGACGCCGCCGCCCCGTCGTACTGGGTGGTCGAGGACGCCGACGGCAACCGCTCCTGCATCTGCACCCCGGCCGGCCGCTGA
- a CDS encoding type II toxin-antitoxin system PemK/MazF family toxin, with protein sequence MPNLLASVAARLRRRRPGVPAPARPARPRQVAALRRRTLAYAPELDGRADPGEIVWTWVPYEEDPRQGKDRPVLVVGRSGRRTLYGLMLSSNARRDGQHNWYALGPGDWDRQHRPSWLRLDRVLTMREDGIRREGAILDQPSFGRVAAVLRGKYGWS encoded by the coding sequence GTGCCGAACCTCCTCGCCTCCGTGGCCGCCCGCCTGCGCCGACGCCGCCCCGGTGTACCCGCTCCGGCCCGGCCCGCCCGCCCCCGCCAGGTCGCCGCGCTGCGGCGCCGCACCCTCGCATACGCCCCGGAACTGGACGGCCGGGCCGATCCGGGCGAGATCGTCTGGACCTGGGTGCCGTACGAGGAGGATCCGCGCCAGGGCAAGGACCGGCCGGTGCTGGTCGTCGGCCGTTCCGGCCGGCGCACCCTGTACGGGCTGATGCTGTCCAGCAACGCCCGCCGGGACGGCCAGCACAACTGGTACGCGCTCGGCCCCGGCGACTGGGACCGACAGCACCGGCCCAGCTGGCTGCGGCTGGACCGGGTACTGACCATGCGCGAGGACGGCATCCGGCGCGAGGGCGCCATCCTGGACCAGCCCAGCTTCGGCCGGGTCGCCGCCGTGCTGCGCGGCAAGTACGGGTGGAGCTGA
- a CDS encoding Hsp20/alpha crystallin family protein, translated as MNSVSLWSRTNPFAEFDALVRSAFGDSAGWPAQRAGFTPAADVVSDGEDAVIRIELPGVRVEDDVTVEVDGDRLVVRGERRDETTDGGRGRREVRYGAFRRTFGLPRHLGPDAVTASYDAGVLTVRVAGAYAQPATRRIAVTTGQPAAVAAGESPAESTDEAANQE; from the coding sequence ATGAACAGTGTGTCGTTGTGGTCCCGGACCAACCCGTTCGCCGAGTTCGACGCGCTGGTGCGCAGCGCGTTCGGGGACAGCGCGGGCTGGCCGGCGCAGCGAGCCGGGTTCACCCCGGCCGCCGACGTGGTGTCCGACGGTGAGGACGCGGTGATCCGCATCGAGCTGCCGGGCGTGCGCGTCGAGGACGATGTGACCGTCGAGGTCGACGGCGACCGCCTGGTGGTGCGCGGCGAGCGCCGCGACGAGACCACCGACGGTGGGCGCGGCCGGCGCGAGGTGCGCTACGGCGCGTTCCGGCGCACCTTCGGGTTGCCCCGGCACCTCGGTCCGGATGCGGTGACCGCCAGCTACGACGCCGGCGTGCTCACCGTGCGGGTGGCCGGTGCGTACGCGCAGCCGGCGACCCGCCGCATCGCGGTGACGACCGGGCAGCCGGCGGCGGTGGCCGCGGGGGAGAGCCCGGCGGAGTCGACCGACGAGGCGGCGAACCAGGAGTAA
- a CDS encoding SAM-dependent methyltransferase, producing MSDDSGRVVFSAAEESFGAAARELQRTLQSPAVERIGPDLGVLSAGPTAAEVAAACRSRPVVFVRHLTVELARLPRPDADDPDRVAARVRAVLDGPLPGELAEAARADELAVQAWISEPDTVGYGSRQLFEAVAAALRDAGRTVRRAGVDTVVSCVVTRDGVLIGLNRTPDSLSDWPGGRVRLSRGPDQVSRAEFKLEELFQAYPVPLPERGRAVDLGAAPGGWTRILRERGLDVWAIDPGALAESLTADPRVHHVATTVGEFFRYNRTRFDLAVNDLRMEPRLSTRVMLDAAGQLRPGAHIVLTLKTGTRRPLDTVRDCLRLLRERYQVLFARQLYHNRKEVTVLARLR from the coding sequence GTGAGCGACGACAGCGGGCGGGTCGTGTTCTCCGCCGCCGAGGAGAGCTTCGGCGCCGCCGCCCGCGAGCTGCAGCGAACCCTGCAGTCCCCCGCCGTCGAGCGGATCGGCCCGGACCTGGGCGTACTGTCGGCCGGCCCGACCGCCGCCGAGGTCGCCGCGGCCTGCCGGAGCCGGCCCGTGGTGTTCGTCCGGCACCTGACCGTCGAGCTGGCACGCCTACCGCGGCCCGACGCGGACGATCCCGACCGGGTCGCGGCCCGGGTACGGGCGGTGCTGGACGGCCCGCTGCCGGGCGAGCTGGCCGAGGCGGCCCGCGCCGACGAGCTCGCCGTGCAGGCGTGGATCAGCGAGCCGGACACCGTCGGGTACGGCTCGCGGCAGCTGTTCGAGGCGGTCGCGGCGGCGCTGCGAGACGCCGGCCGGACGGTACGGCGGGCCGGCGTCGACACCGTGGTGTCCTGCGTGGTGACCCGCGACGGGGTGCTGATCGGACTCAACCGGACGCCGGACAGCCTCAGCGACTGGCCCGGCGGCCGGGTCCGACTGTCCCGCGGCCCCGACCAGGTCTCCCGGGCCGAGTTCAAGCTGGAGGAGCTGTTCCAGGCGTACCCGGTGCCGCTGCCGGAGCGCGGGCGGGCGGTCGACCTCGGCGCGGCGCCCGGCGGCTGGACCCGCATCCTGCGCGAGCGCGGCCTGGACGTGTGGGCGATCGACCCGGGCGCGCTCGCCGAGTCGCTGACCGCCGATCCGCGGGTGCACCACGTCGCGACCACCGTCGGGGAGTTCTTCCGGTACAACCGGACCCGGTTCGACCTGGCCGTGAACGACCTGCGGATGGAGCCGCGGCTGAGCACCCGGGTGATGCTGGACGCGGCCGGGCAGCTTCGTCCCGGCGCGCACATCGTGCTCACCCTCAAGACCGGTACCCGCCGACCGCTGGACACCGTACGCGACTGTCTGCGGCTGCTGCGGGAGCGATACCAGGTGCTGTTCGCCCGACAGCTCTACCACAACCGCAAGGAAGTCACCGTTCTCGCCCGGCTGCGCTGA
- the rpmB gene encoding 50S ribosomal protein L28, producing MRCDVCGKEPGYGKSVQRLGRNALVRRVKSRTSRRFNPNIQPVRTVVNGTPKRLKVCTSCLKKGKVLRRA from the coding sequence ATGCGTTGCGACGTCTGCGGCAAAGAGCCCGGCTACGGCAAGAGCGTTCAACGGCTCGGCCGCAACGCGCTGGTGCGCCGGGTGAAGTCACGCACGTCCCGCCGCTTCAACCCGAACATCCAGCCGGTGCGCACCGTGGTCAACGGCACCCCGAAGCGGCTGAAGGTGTGCACCTCCTGCCTGAAGAAGGGCAAGGTTCTGCGCCGCGCATAG
- a CDS encoding serine hydrolase domain-containing protein produces MDFDAARWRDRLAQLSSAAEVPGAVLAVLADGAVHEVATGVLNVDTGAPVSTDSLFQLGSLSKVYTATIVQRLVAAGRLDLDTPVRAILPEFRLSEAAATGAVTVRHLLTHTSGIDGDFFHDTGRGDDCLARYVAACADLPLVHPVGAGTSYSNAAFSIAGRVVEALTGTTWDAALSSVVLAPLGVSHTVTLPEQALRYATAIGHEDCEPVPQWGFPRSTGPAGGVLARAADVLAFVAEHLRDGALAPMREPKAEVPTGWAGQRRGLGWQLYDWAGRTVVGHDGETLGQYAYLRVLPDREVAAVLLTNGGEPNPLYQTLFTELLGELAGATPPRLAVPAAPPRVDAARFAGTYRNVVRTVRVEALDGGLRVHSRYASELSAPQEREVTLVSLRDTVFVDTEPSPSAWHFVPGRHGYDLFQGGRLLPRAD; encoded by the coding sequence ATGGACTTCGACGCGGCGCGATGGCGGGATCGGTTGGCGCAGTTGAGCTCCGCGGCCGAGGTGCCCGGGGCGGTACTGGCGGTGCTGGCCGACGGCGCGGTGCACGAGGTGGCGACCGGCGTGCTCAACGTCGACACCGGCGCGCCGGTGTCGACCGACTCGCTGTTCCAGCTCGGTTCGCTGAGCAAGGTGTACACCGCGACGATCGTGCAGCGGCTCGTCGCCGCCGGCCGGCTCGACCTGGACACCCCGGTACGCGCGATCCTGCCCGAGTTCCGGCTGTCCGAGGCGGCGGCGACCGGCGCGGTGACGGTGCGGCACCTGCTGACCCACACCAGCGGCATCGACGGCGACTTCTTCCACGACACCGGCCGCGGCGACGACTGCCTGGCCCGCTACGTCGCGGCCTGTGCGGACCTGCCGCTGGTGCACCCGGTGGGCGCCGGCACCTCGTACTCCAACGCCGCGTTCAGCATCGCCGGCCGGGTGGTCGAGGCGCTCACCGGTACCACCTGGGACGCGGCGCTGTCGTCGGTGGTGCTCGCGCCGCTCGGCGTGTCGCACACCGTGACGCTGCCGGAACAGGCGCTGCGGTACGCGACGGCGATCGGGCACGAGGACTGCGAGCCGGTGCCGCAGTGGGGGTTCCCGCGGTCGACCGGACCGGCCGGCGGGGTGCTCGCCCGCGCCGCGGACGTGCTCGCGTTCGTCGCGGAGCACCTGCGCGACGGTGCGCTCGCGCCGATGCGCGAGCCGAAGGCGGAGGTGCCGACCGGCTGGGCCGGGCAGCGGCGCGGGCTCGGCTGGCAGCTGTACGACTGGGCCGGGCGCACGGTGGTCGGGCACGACGGCGAGACGCTCGGCCAGTACGCCTACCTTCGGGTCTTGCCGGACCGGGAGGTGGCGGCGGTGCTGCTGACCAACGGCGGCGAGCCGAACCCGCTCTACCAGACGCTGTTCACGGAGTTGCTCGGTGAGCTGGCCGGAGCGACGCCGCCCCGGCTCGCCGTACCGGCCGCGCCGCCGCGGGTCGACGCGGCCCGCTTCGCCGGGACCTACCGCAACGTGGTGCGGACGGTACGGGTCGAGGCACTCGACGGCGGGCTGCGGGTGCACAGCCGGTACGCGAGCGAGCTGTCCGCGCCGCAGGAACGCGAGGTGACGCTGGTTTCGTTGCGCGACACCGTGTTCGTCGACACCGAGCCGTCGCCGTCGGCGTGGCACTTCGTGCCCGGCCGGCACGGGTACGACCTGTTCCAGGGTGGCCGGCTGCTCCCCCGCGCCGACTGA